Below is a genomic region from Diabrotica undecimpunctata isolate CICGRU chromosome 7, icDiaUnde3, whole genome shotgun sequence.
taaatttaaacaattttgcttTAAGTTTCAATTAGTATCATACATATTACATATCTTTTTgtaatgttttttaataaaatcagttttttttatcAGCCACCGAGTCTCCAAAGCGGGGGGGATTCCGCATAGTTACTAGTTCCGATACGACAAGTCTTGGGCACGGTTGAGGTGAAAAAGCATTCAAAGCTATCTGAGTGTTTTAAAAGTCAGTTTAATGTTTCTCAAATCTATTAAAAATTATTCTGCTGGCATGTACGGCACTATGACACTTCAAATTCCACAAAGGCATAGGGACATCATTTTTGATGGACTTTGTTTTGCCAATGTAGACCTTCGCACTATGCAAGATGACGCTATTAAGAGTACGTAAAGCAGTAGCGTAATAATATTATTCATTGCGAGATTTTCTAAAGCGTTATctagataatttttaatttatttaatactgTTATCCAACATTACTAAAATAAACTATTAGATAGTTCTTGACTTACGAAATTTAAACTAAACAAAAAACTCCATTTAAGTccatttatatataatattactttTTTATCTTTCATTAGCATGTGTCTTTTGTtaacattgaaattaaataatagcattaatttgtttatatctaatttaaagtcaataaattaaaagttttttaatgaaATAACTACTTACCTATGGTCGTTATCAGCGTCAGAGAATACAAAAAGCTGGAACTAAAACTCCATTTATGGTTCTTCTGATAATAGGCCATTGTTCCTATTCTAGATCCAGCGTAGGAGCCACTTCCTTCAGACTCTTTTACTTTAAACAATTCGTCCTGAAACATGAGAACTTCCTCAGCAGCCAGTCTTGTCCAATTTTCTCGATAAAGAATATTCAGGTTCTCGGTGATACTCCATAAtctggaaaaaaataataaatctataACTGAACGTACATCAAGCAAAAACATTTAAAGGTGATGCGAAAACTTAGAGATATTGTGATACAGTCAAAGCAAATACACGAAATATATGATCAAATATTCTATTGGTTTAAGGTTTAAAAGTATCATCAAACGCAGTATCTAAATTGAATCGATTGAATTCTTTATATATCcttcttctctttcttcttccatcttgtatgtaggctttaaagcctgtttcttctttaatattagagtcttaaattgtttaaattatcgcaccatctttttcttggtctgccaatacttcttcgtccatttggtgacttatctcgtgctattttgtagtatcctatcctctgccattctactaatgtgttcgttccactcctgtttccgttttgtcatccatccatttatgccttctatattgcatgctctttttATTATCCACAacgaaactaagttcctgtggctgactgtataccatgtatcacaaaaaatttattaaaatcctttataaaaggtatataattaaaggtATATAAAGGTATATaaggtatataattaattatataccttttataaaggattttaataaagcTCTTTTTATGTTTCCGCTTCTCTTCCCATTcaacagactttttcctgatattcgtcggagtattttcatctctgttgtttttagTAGTCGTCTCTTTTTAGATATGTCAGGTCTTATCTCTGTCATATATGTTagtataggtctaattgctgctttacagattcttgtttttgtgttttgtcttaggtgtttgttcttttaGATTGTGTCGTTAAGAGATTCcgctgctttacttgcttttaagctttgttgtcgtacttcttgtTCAACATCTctataactagttatatctattcccagatatctaaaccttgctgcCTGCTTTAtcattttcccatcaatttcgattttacatcgtagtgagtattaagatgttgtcatacatttggttttttctgctgatattatgatattgtatttcttggctattGTATTAAAGACAAggcaatttatatggagaatacataatgagaaacgcactcgatggatggagaggcggcatctccattgcaggaaaaaagatctcaaacttaagattcgcagacgataaaacactgatagcaacatctgaagaggagatgtcgagactgataaagagagtagaaaccgaaagcaacaagtgtgggctcaagattaataatcagaaaacaaaaatcatgattgtggaccacgcgaatatcctccaaacaacaggcgctctaaatcaattcgagaaagtagacgagttcacgtatctaggatcttccttaagcaatgcagcctcctcccatacggaaattcgcagaagaatagggatggccaagaacgcgatgagtcgactgtcaaaaatatggaaggaccggtctttatccaaaaaactcaaaatgagactggtacggacactcattttttcaatcttcagttacggtgccgaaacatggacaataaaatcagaggataggaaaaggattgacgcatacgaaatgtggtgctggagacgaatgctacgcgtctcgtggacggagcacagatctaatcagtcgattctcgaagagctaaacattcagaccagactctcctctcagtgtcttgcaaatgttttaaagttttttggccacattgcgagaagagacaatgacaacttagaaagactaattgtatgcggaaacgtagaagggcgtagaggcagaggacgctcacctatccgatggccagatcaagtacagaaagccactggagagacgttttccgagtccatgagagcagcccaaaatcgcccaaaaacgacaagagagagagtaTTAAAGACGTGTGTTAGTCTTTGTccaaataatacatttttatatcATTTGTTCAATAAATCGTACTACACCTGTACTAAATATGTATTGATACATTTAGTGACCAGTGTTCTACAATTTAGTTTAAACATAAATCTATTTAGTATACTTACTTATCCACTGTCTCCAATCTCAACTTTTTAAATACGTCACCGTCGTCACTTGCAGCCCCCTTCGACGCTGCCATTTTCGTACCATTCTGGTAGAATCCCCCTTCCAGGGCCATAAATACGAATGCCCCCAATATCGTGTAACCTAATACCAAAAAACACACTCCTAAAGTCGTTAGAAACGAAGTACTTTTACTCCCGGTGCAGCTGTAACAACAACAAAAGAAGGACGGTTCTGCTGGTGCTGCGTACTTTCCTTCTCCGTGCTCGTAGCAGCACTTCTTGATGGCAGGGCTACCTGGAGGGGACGATCTACGCAAAAAAGAGTTTTGAAAGCTTGTGTAAGCCGTAGGTTCCTGATCCCGGATCATTTTTGAAGATTACATGCGTAGCAGGTCATTTAGACGAATGGTTTGGCGGCGAAGGAGAAGAAGCTGTCATCTGTAAAAAAAAAGTGTTatgtaataaaaacaataataaaaatctttaaagaataataacaaaaattcgtttgcattttaatataacaaaaatttaataaaaagcgTCATTATCATTCGGATTCGACCACAACATAATTCAACATACGGCTTTTTTTGGAATCAAGTATAGAGAgattattcttcgttcacaaattgttgagagcacgaaatgtgcctcaaactcataaaacggtcgtaaatcataggcgttcctaaggtgtttattcattaaataataatataatgttttaatactgttatatataatattgataatattttaatactaatatatttagcaaaaaaacaattaaaactttcacgactaatgttggttattatattatattaataaaaataagaatttaaccattaacaattttgtaaataagaataccttatctgtttggatatttcaatactaatcttcgcgtttaatcactttacaagaaaacctggaattcatatccgaaggtactattcgttggtGTTTTcacgtctacggcagtaattagcgtctcgaatatttcttttgcgaattatatgcagtgcgtgagtgattttttattccatatacctacgaacatatacgtacctttcgctcgtgctcgttttgttggattgtttgtgatggcttcatcatcaagttttacaccggtactgttgcgtacagtcagtaagtctgtctattcaccaagagagaagactattgtcctgaatgttcacgatgctctggtttctcaaaatcccacaaacactgtttgcaacatagtcgaaagttgtgccaacatgactggcgtaggagagtcaactatatatagattcctatcagaaagaaaaaaacacggtatagctaacccaaacacaaacgaacacttagaGAGAggaaaaaagcctattgaaattgatgaatttgccaaaaatggtattcgaaggaaaattcatggattttttttcaaaaaagaaacctaaacaaaattttacaagaagttagagacgacccggatttgcctcatatcggacgaactaaattgtggctgtaaaataagttttaaaagaattaaatttccggtgggagaaatcagaccgaaaatcacttttgattgaccgggaggagataaaaatgttgaagaagaaattatctaagatccatacgaaaattccgggctgaaggaaggcccatcttctaccaggatgaaacgtgggtaaactcaggtcatactctaaaaaaaatttggtcagataaaaatatattaagctccaggcaagcctttatggaaggttggtctactggtatctccccaccttctggtaaaggcagtagattaacaatttctcacattggcagtgaaaaaggatttgttaagcatggtttgttggaatttcagtccaaaacaCAAAAGATTATCATGAGGAGAtaacagctgatgttttcgaagagtattttgagcagatgattgaacacataccaccaaattcaattatagtattagataatgcaccttatcattcacgactagtagaaagacttccaacgactgcgtggaagaaacaggatattcttgattggctgcggaataagtatctgccttacgaagatggaatggtaaaagcagaacttttaaaaattgcccggcaataCAAATCTAAGTTTAAGatatacgtagttgacaaaatggcggaaaggggaaacatcacagtctttagactttcaccctaccactgcgaaataaatttaattgaactcatttgggcacaaatgaaa
It encodes:
- the LOC140444920 gene encoding potassium channel subfamily K member 17-like, with the translated sequence MIRDQEPTAYTSFQNSFLRRSSPPGSPAIKKCCYEHGEGKYAAPAEPSFFCCCYSCTGSKSTSFLTTLGVCFLVLGYTILGAFVFMALEGGFYQNGTKMAASKGAASDDGDVFKKLRLETVDKLWSITENLNILYRENWTRLAAEEVLMFQDELFKVKESEGSGSYAGSRIGTMAYYQKNHKWSFSSSFLYSLTLITTIGYGSVSPRTTWGKLVTIIYALIGIPLMLLYLSATGDILARSFRRLYGKMCGVSPKQLQCPCSNTVRVPVTLCLVIVLAYICSGAVLFHRLENWSLLEGSYFCFTSLGTIGFGDLLPGQKAEEISLCACSAYILTGMALVAMCFSLVQDEVLSLLRYLGASCSKNELKLKEDEAS